ATTACTCTAGCTCTTTATGCTTTCTGGCAATGTTCTGATGCTGTAATGCCAAATTTCTTTATGAAATTTTGAGGGCTCCCtcaaaatttctgccccagtttctgtcTTGAAGGAAAaattgtatttttattataatgtgaccgaacccacagggctgcctacgtatcccctcttaaacaggaatcaggtcaaacgtagttcatggtATATCAGACAGAAATACAAAAGATTGTCTCTAAATGTATTATCTTTTGACGGCGTCTGAATTGATAAGTTTTTGCCatatttctccatccatctctgctaGTATGAGTTTCCCTCCTGTCAAGACTCGATGAACCATATAAGGGCCTTGCCAATTTGGTGAAAACTTACCCTTCGcctcatcttgatgcggaaaatcCTCTTCAAAATCAATTGCCCCTGTGTGAATTGCCTAGGCTtcacccttttgttgaaagctttagCCATCCTATTCTGATAGATTTTAtcatgacatactgcattcattctttttctgtCAATAAGTGCTAATTGGTCGTATCTGCTCCTTATCCATTCAGCATCACTCAactcagcttcttgtataattctcaaAGATGGT
This DNA window, taken from Nicotiana tabacum cultivar K326 chromosome 4, ASM71507v2, whole genome shotgun sequence, encodes the following:
- the LOC142179989 gene encoding uncharacterized protein LOC142179989, translated to MINNHKHWHEKLPFPLLGYHTTIRFSTGATQYLLVYGTEAVIPVEVEIPSLRIIQEAELSDAEWIRSRYDQLALIDRKRMNAVCHDKIYQNRMAKAFNKRVKPRQFTQGQLILKRIFRIKMRRRVSFHQIGKALIWFIES